From Vibrio fortis, a single genomic window includes:
- a CDS encoding D-alanyl-D-alanine carboxypeptidase family protein: protein MKMKLTSFFSLILLYSANTLAVVVPDPPSLGAKGYLLMDFKSGEVLADSNSQALLAPASLTKLMTAYVVGQEIVNDRLTWETQVEVSPNAWSVKFPDSSKMFIKPGDSVTIKDLMRGLIIQSGNDAAVALAEHVAGSEGAFVSLMNGWAQSLGMSNTNFVNAHGLDGEGIATTPKDMGILLRAIIQQVPEVYALYKERRFTWAGIEQYNRNKLLWDRTLEVDGGKTGFTESAGYSLVSSAVQGRMRLIAVVMGTASPQARVNESRQLLNYGFRFFDTLQAAKSGEVIYEARIWQGESEQVDVVVEDDIFLTLPSNQTDKLQKNLELNERLTAPITKGEVLGQLVWSLDGKTVKIASVVSAQEVKQGSMLKRLKDTFLLWFSSLIDDVKSLFGDAL from the coding sequence ATGAAGATGAAACTAACGAGCTTTTTTTCCTTAATTTTATTGTATAGCGCGAATACATTGGCCGTTGTTGTGCCTGACCCACCATCGCTCGGTGCTAAAGGGTATCTGCTAATGGATTTCAAGTCTGGTGAAGTGTTGGCAGATAGCAATTCGCAAGCGCTACTCGCACCCGCCAGCTTGACCAAGTTGATGACGGCTTATGTGGTGGGACAGGAGATCGTAAATGACAGATTAACTTGGGAGACTCAAGTCGAGGTAAGCCCAAACGCTTGGTCGGTGAAGTTTCCTGATTCTTCCAAAATGTTTATCAAACCGGGCGACAGCGTCACCATTAAAGATCTTATGCGTGGGTTGATCATCCAATCAGGGAATGATGCAGCGGTTGCTTTGGCTGAGCACGTAGCGGGGAGTGAAGGAGCCTTTGTAAGCCTGATGAATGGTTGGGCGCAGTCTTTGGGAATGTCGAACACCAATTTTGTTAATGCTCACGGGCTAGATGGAGAAGGGATTGCGACCACGCCGAAAGATATGGGGATCTTATTGCGCGCTATCATTCAACAAGTACCTGAAGTCTATGCCCTGTACAAGGAGCGTCGATTCACATGGGCAGGCATCGAGCAATACAACCGTAATAAGCTGTTATGGGATAGAACTTTAGAGGTTGATGGCGGTAAAACAGGATTCACAGAGAGCGCTGGTTACAGCTTGGTCTCTTCAGCAGTGCAGGGGAGGATGCGTTTGATCGCAGTGGTGATGGGCACAGCGAGCCCTCAAGCACGAGTTAATGAATCGCGTCAGTTGTTGAACTATGGATTCCGTTTTTTCGATACCTTACAAGCAGCAAAAAGTGGTGAGGTGATTTATGAAGCTAGAATTTGGCAGGGAGAAAGTGAGCAGGTCGATGTGGTTGTTGAAGACGATATTTTCCTCACATTGCCGAGCAATCAAACCGACAAACTTCAGAAAAATCTAGAATTAAATGAGAGGCTAACAGCGCCGATTACCAAAGGTGAGGTACTGGGTCAGCTCGTTTGGAGTCTGGATGGCAAAACGGTGAAAATCGCTTCAGTGGTGAGTGCACAAGAGGTGAAGCAAGGTTCGATGTTGAAACGTCTCAAGGATACCTTTCTGCTCTGGTTTAGCTCTTTGATTGATGATGTGAAAAGCCTGTTTGGAGACGCGTTATGA
- a CDS encoding UDP-N-acetylmuramoyl-L-alanyl-D-glutamate--2,6-diaminopimelate ligase has translation MQSSAISQQRAVLQSLPVRQFKTNSAEVESGDVFVCRQGISLDGHDFVVRAVNQGACAIIANRPLQASVPVIVTDSYYQSLALIKAYYEHPHKAVSHIGVTGTNGKTTVSHCLNQILNLESRSAYIGTLGAQLGEEQVPLTNTTPDGVTLLNIFQQMRMQDTEFNVMELSSHALAQDRAGFVSLQVGVITNIGEDHLDFHRTKDSYIHAKLQLVDRIQSKGTLVVNLDDPHALAVIERVSEGIEVVTFSKAGQKADVVASNIKSFERGMRLTLTAAGENVDVRSPMPFLYNVENALAIASTLYALGWSLEKIAQGIERIEMPEGRAQFVELPNDCKGVVDYAHNSDGLKALLEAVQDYVERRLIVVVGVTGDRLQQASEMGAICAKYADLIVFTSDNPMGVIQGEIFQALRSQVGSTPHFEISDRREAIKLAKKMSEGGDLVVVCGKGSETFQYLSDGKDQKQSYIGDLAALRIAEAL, from the coding sequence ATGCAAAGCAGTGCGATTTCACAACAGAGAGCGGTCTTACAATCCTTGCCTGTGAGGCAATTTAAGACCAATAGTGCAGAGGTAGAATCAGGCGATGTATTTGTCTGTCGCCAAGGCATTTCATTAGATGGGCATGACTTTGTAGTGCGAGCTGTAAATCAAGGTGCTTGTGCCATCATCGCCAATAGACCACTACAAGCTAGTGTGCCCGTGATTGTGACCGATAGCTATTATCAAAGCTTGGCGCTTATTAAAGCCTACTATGAACACCCACATAAGGCGGTAAGCCATATCGGTGTGACGGGAACCAACGGTAAGACGACGGTTTCTCACTGCTTGAATCAGATCCTTAACTTGGAAAGCAGAAGTGCTTATATCGGGACGCTAGGGGCACAGTTGGGTGAGGAGCAAGTACCGCTGACCAACACCACTCCAGATGGCGTCACCTTGCTCAATATCTTCCAACAGATGCGAATGCAAGACACCGAGTTCAATGTGATGGAGTTGAGCAGCCATGCGCTTGCACAAGATCGCGCCGGTTTTGTCTCACTTCAGGTCGGGGTGATCACTAATATCGGTGAAGACCACCTCGATTTTCACCGCACGAAAGACAGCTATATCCACGCTAAATTACAGTTGGTCGACCGCATCCAGTCAAAAGGAACCTTAGTGGTTAATTTAGATGACCCACATGCTTTGGCTGTGATTGAAAGGGTATCTGAAGGAATCGAGGTCGTGACCTTCTCAAAGGCAGGGCAGAAGGCCGATGTTGTCGCTTCAAACATAAAATCGTTCGAGCGTGGGATGCGATTGACGCTAACAGCGGCGGGAGAAAATGTTGATGTGCGCTCGCCAATGCCGTTTTTGTATAACGTTGAAAATGCGTTAGCGATTGCAAGTACGCTTTATGCGTTGGGTTGGTCTCTAGAGAAGATCGCACAAGGAATAGAACGCATTGAAATGCCTGAAGGGCGTGCTCAATTTGTAGAGTTACCCAATGATTGTAAGGGGGTAGTTGATTACGCCCACAACAGTGATGGGCTCAAGGCTTTGCTTGAGGCGGTTCAAGACTATGTGGAACGGCGTTTAATTGTAGTGGTTGGCGTAACGGGAGACCGCTTACAGCAGGCGAGTGAAATGGGGGCGATATGTGCCAAGTATGCTGATTTAATCGTCTTCACATCAGACAACCCGATGGGGGTGATTCAAGGGGAGATCTTCCAAGCGCTGCGCTCGCAGGTAGGCAGTACGCCCCATTTTGAAATCAGCGATCGCAGAGAAGCGATTAAGCTGGCTAAGAAGATGAGTGAGGGTGGTGATCTTGTTGTGGTGTGCGGGAAAGGAAGTGAGACCTTTCAATATTTGTCGGATGGCAAAGATCAAAAACAGAGTTACATAGGTGATCTGGCTGCGCTCCGGATAGCGGAGGCGTTATGA
- a CDS encoding LysR substrate-binding domain-containing protein: MSEINWQRVDMNLLLTFDALFRHRSVSKAAESLHLGQPATSYNLKRLRELLGDPLFERDGNSMRPTVRAHEIEPKVRQIMTIFSQEIMQANQFDPLGFDGVFAVGLSDYAEQIFAPKLFDQLQTLAPKAKVLFKPVDGNNCVDALESREVDLCIGVFSDLPNKVATTFLYRERHLCTFDNQVLQSELPISLDTYLNTPQMIVTANQTLATRVDKTLAQMNIQRNVVMGTTRFLTIRRMLTGRNVLAVMAEMVGKSDLIEDSLTLCEPPIDIPDFDIEMVTLRGDSHHPRIVWLTELVKQVVTYKVNYLRSN, encoded by the coding sequence GTGAGTGAAATAAATTGGCAACGTGTAGATATGAACTTGCTGCTGACTTTTGATGCGCTTTTTCGCCACAGAAGCGTATCGAAAGCCGCTGAGTCACTGCATCTCGGGCAACCTGCCACCAGCTATAACCTCAAAAGACTGCGTGAATTGTTAGGCGACCCGCTATTTGAAAGGGATGGCAATAGCATGCGCCCTACCGTTCGAGCACACGAGATTGAACCCAAGGTACGCCAGATCATGACCATATTCAGTCAAGAGATCATGCAAGCTAACCAATTTGATCCGCTAGGGTTTGACGGTGTATTCGCAGTGGGATTAAGTGACTATGCGGAGCAGATTTTTGCACCAAAGCTATTCGACCAACTGCAAACCTTAGCGCCGAAAGCCAAGGTATTGTTTAAGCCTGTTGATGGCAACAACTGTGTTGATGCGCTTGAATCACGCGAGGTTGACTTATGCATTGGTGTCTTTTCGGACTTACCCAATAAAGTCGCGACGACCTTTCTCTATCGAGAGCGCCACCTCTGCACCTTTGATAACCAAGTGCTGCAAAGTGAATTACCTATCTCGTTAGATACCTATCTCAATACGCCGCAGATGATCGTCACAGCCAACCAAACTTTGGCGACACGAGTCGATAAAACCCTCGCTCAAATGAATATCCAGCGTAATGTTGTAATGGGCACAACGCGATTCTTAACGATTCGAAGAATGCTCACGGGAAGAAATGTACTAGCCGTGATGGCTGAAATGGTCGGAAAATCTGATCTAATTGAAGATTCATTGACGCTCTGCGAGCCCCCTATCGACATCCCTGATTTTGATATTGAAATGGTGACACTACGCGGCGACAGCCATCACCCAAGAATCGTATGGCTAACAGAATTGGTCAAACAAGTAGTCACCTATAAAGTGAACTACCTGCGTTCTAACTAA
- a CDS encoding DUF2971 domain-containing protein, producing MILYKYMSFQSASKVMKNSSIGFSCLEDLNDPFEGTAICFEESDTLSSKLQKNPHHNRLSKNYGVLSLTRNPLNPLMWSHYGDDHRGVVIGIDMKKANLLDENSCVIPAQYGEIIYTSTMPQNMLPTSNSESLMSIGTEYKCFKHHNYDLFKNAFLMKDLTWGYEEEVRVVKNINGSQKSRYSACEFENEAGTWNQVTILGRPLYCLSIPKESIVEAYLGCSTYSNVTRLGMNEDDYLNIRKAWQSSGVNVQLVRRKEGTWNLEVSDYKI from the coding sequence ATGATTCTTTATAAATATATGTCATTTCAGTCTGCTTCGAAGGTAATGAAGAATAGCTCAATAGGCTTTTCTTGTTTGGAAGACCTTAATGATCCATTTGAAGGTACAGCTATCTGTTTTGAAGAATCAGATACATTGAGTAGTAAGCTACAGAAAAATCCGCATCATAATCGCCTAAGTAAAAATTATGGGGTGTTGTCCCTTACGCGCAATCCGCTAAACCCTCTAATGTGGTCACATTATGGTGATGACCACAGAGGTGTCGTTATTGGCATTGATATGAAAAAGGCTAACTTGCTGGATGAAAATTCATGTGTAATTCCTGCCCAATATGGTGAGATAATTTACACATCAACCATGCCACAGAATATGCTCCCGACATCAAACTCTGAGTCACTAATGTCTATAGGAACAGAATATAAATGTTTCAAACATCATAATTACGATCTGTTTAAAAACGCATTTCTCATGAAAGATCTAACATGGGGGTACGAAGAGGAGGTTAGAGTTGTAAAAAATATTAATGGCTCTCAGAAATCTCGTTACTCAGCATGTGAGTTTGAGAATGAAGCAGGAACATGGAATCAAGTAACAATACTAGGGCGTCCACTGTATTGTTTATCAATTCCCAAAGAATCAATAGTTGAAGCATATTTAGGTTGCTCTACCTACAGCAATGTTACCCGTTTGGGTATGAACGAAGATGATTACCTTAATATCCGCAAAGCTTGGCAATCAAGTGGCGTAAATGTTCAATTAGTACGCCGCAAGGAAGGGACTTGGAACTTAGAAGTTTCTGACTACAAAATTTAG
- a CDS encoding MATE family efflux transporter: protein MLKKLRPFTRESGALMQLSVPIILTQIATQAMGFVDTTMAGQVSPADLAAIALGTSLWIPVLLLLRGIIMALTPVVAFHRGARDFKSVSVEFFQMVWLALIASVLLIAYLVSAQPILEWIGVASEIIPIGSDYAFALAFGVPGIALFYTLNGFCEGMNNTKVPMIISVIGLLVNIPVNYVLIYGKFGFPEMGAVGCGWATSLVYWMMSGMLYSYIKGHHHYKTIVNFADAAPKAKEMFHLLKLGLPIGMNIAVCGSIFAVIALMIGRIGAENVAAAQIALNISSLTYVIPMSISFGITIRVGHALGEKDELGAIERSKVGILVAAFISLLSVAMFLLFPEWIIRLYTTDPAISATAATLLVFTAMYQFSDALQTSANGALRGYKDTKIPMFLAIASYWGLALPMGMVLGLTDYVVPAMGETGFWVGILTGLTVAAALMLFRLRYVIKSRDIQPVSAV from the coding sequence ATGTTGAAAAAACTTCGTCCTTTTACTCGCGAATCGGGTGCATTAATGCAACTCTCGGTTCCTATCATTTTGACTCAAATCGCAACCCAAGCTATGGGCTTTGTCGATACAACAATGGCTGGCCAAGTGAGCCCTGCCGATCTCGCAGCTATCGCACTTGGTACTAGCTTGTGGATCCCAGTGCTACTTTTATTACGTGGCATCATCATGGCGCTTACGCCTGTGGTGGCTTTCCATCGCGGTGCAAGAGACTTCAAAAGCGTTTCTGTTGAGTTCTTCCAAATGGTGTGGCTCGCGCTTATTGCCAGTGTGTTGCTTATTGCTTACCTCGTCAGTGCACAGCCGATATTGGAGTGGATTGGTGTAGCATCAGAGATCATCCCAATTGGCAGTGACTATGCGTTTGCACTGGCTTTCGGTGTACCGGGTATCGCGCTTTTCTATACCTTGAACGGCTTCTGTGAAGGCATGAACAATACCAAGGTGCCGATGATCATCTCTGTTATCGGTCTTCTGGTGAATATTCCCGTCAACTACGTACTGATTTACGGTAAGTTCGGCTTCCCTGAAATGGGCGCTGTGGGCTGTGGTTGGGCGACTAGCTTAGTCTACTGGATGATGTCGGGCATGCTGTATTCGTACATTAAAGGCCATCATCATTACAAAACCATTGTTAACTTTGCTGACGCCGCACCAAAAGCTAAGGAGATGTTTCACCTACTCAAGCTTGGCTTGCCTATCGGAATGAACATTGCGGTGTGTGGCAGTATCTTTGCTGTGATCGCATTGATGATTGGACGTATCGGTGCCGAGAACGTGGCTGCGGCACAAATCGCGCTTAATATCTCAAGCCTCACTTACGTGATCCCGATGAGTATTTCATTTGGCATTACTATTCGTGTTGGGCACGCACTTGGCGAGAAAGATGAGCTTGGTGCGATTGAGCGCAGTAAAGTCGGTATCTTAGTTGCAGCGTTTATTTCTCTGCTTTCTGTGGCGATGTTCTTGCTGTTCCCTGAGTGGATCATTCGCCTATACACCACTGACCCAGCAATTAGCGCGACGGCTGCAACTCTGCTTGTGTTTACCGCGATGTACCAGTTCAGTGACGCACTACAAACATCAGCGAATGGAGCTTTGCGTGGTTACAAAGACACCAAGATCCCGATGTTCTTGGCGATTGCCTCATATTGGGGTTTAGCTCTGCCTATGGGTATGGTTTTAGGCTTAACCGACTATGTTGTGCCCGCTATGGGTGAAACGGGCTTCTGGGTCGGAATCTTAACCGGTTTAACCGTTGCCGCGGCATTGATGTTGTTTAGACTGCGCTACGTAATTAAGAGCCGAGATATCCAACCAGTCAGCGCTGTCTAG
- a CDS encoding LysE family translocator — MSFEGAVTFFIAMFIFGITPGPGVFAILARGMVHGWKQCITLSLGMTCSDLIYLSLACFGLATVAENWSFAFEVIRYVGAAYLIYLGYKIFKSLPEMQGSVEQVAKQSQKSELASFAQGFLISASNPKVILFYISFLPTFIDLTVLRSQDIVLVSVLAAVALMAGLMLIAMGAGRMVTLLKTPRAHKRLNQSAGGIMIAAGSYLAINR; from the coding sequence ATGTCATTCGAAGGCGCAGTCACATTTTTCATTGCCATGTTTATATTCGGAATTACGCCTGGGCCGGGTGTATTTGCTATCTTGGCTCGTGGCATGGTTCATGGGTGGAAACAGTGCATCACACTCTCGTTGGGGATGACATGTAGTGACCTCATCTATCTGTCTCTGGCCTGTTTTGGTCTTGCAACGGTGGCAGAAAATTGGTCGTTTGCGTTTGAAGTTATTCGCTATGTTGGCGCGGCTTATTTGATATACCTTGGCTATAAAATATTTAAAAGCCTACCTGAAATGCAAGGTTCAGTAGAGCAAGTGGCCAAGCAGAGTCAAAAATCTGAGTTGGCGAGTTTCGCTCAAGGTTTCCTGATCTCAGCATCGAATCCGAAAGTTATTCTGTTTTATATTTCATTTTTGCCGACTTTCATCGATCTTACGGTTCTGCGTTCACAAGATATCGTTTTAGTATCCGTGTTAGCCGCAGTGGCTTTGATGGCGGGCTTGATGTTAATCGCGATGGGGGCTGGCCGTATGGTGACGTTACTGAAAACGCCTCGTGCACACAAAAGGTTAAACCAAAGCGCAGGTGGGATTATGATCGCAGCGGGCTCATATCTCGCAATCAATCGCTAG
- a CDS encoding helix-turn-helix domain-containing protein, with protein sequence MTKKVQINTISELHEFLGLEKPTHPLVTLIDQSKIKQEFNEHLTLGFDLYFISLKDGSHCSIGYGQTTYDFNIGTMTFFGPGQEVSIAPSEHNEDSIGWTLAFHPQLIAKSDLYGKMLDYTFFEYESNEALHVSERERVMVTDIAHNIGNETVANIDKHTQSLICSNIELLLKYCNRFYDRQFIVRADLNHDYIHRLSKLLVDYYQGDKPFELGIPTVQYCGKELGLSPYYLSDLLKKETGKNTLEHIHLFVIERAKVLMAETEHSITQIGYELGFEYPQHFSKLFKAKTGISPREFRNTG encoded by the coding sequence ATGACTAAGAAAGTGCAGATAAATACCATCTCTGAATTGCATGAGTTTTTAGGGCTAGAGAAACCAACTCATCCTCTAGTAACACTGATTGATCAGAGTAAGATTAAGCAAGAGTTTAACGAGCATCTTACTCTCGGATTCGATTTGTACTTTATCTCACTTAAAGACGGTTCGCATTGTAGTATCGGGTACGGTCAAACAACCTATGACTTCAATATCGGAACCATGACATTTTTTGGCCCGGGGCAAGAAGTCAGTATCGCTCCGAGTGAGCACAATGAAGATTCAATTGGTTGGACTTTGGCATTTCATCCGCAGCTAATTGCCAAATCGGATCTCTACGGAAAAATGCTGGATTACACTTTCTTTGAATATGAAAGTAACGAAGCTTTGCATGTGTCCGAGCGAGAGCGCGTGATGGTGACAGATATCGCCCACAATATTGGCAACGAAACCGTGGCTAATATCGATAAGCATACTCAATCACTGATCTGTTCCAACATCGAATTGCTACTTAAATACTGTAACCGTTTCTACGATCGCCAATTCATTGTGCGAGCCGACCTTAACCACGATTATATCCATCGTTTGAGCAAACTGCTGGTGGATTATTATCAAGGCGATAAACCATTTGAACTCGGTATTCCCACGGTTCAATACTGTGGAAAAGAGCTCGGATTGTCACCATACTACCTCAGTGACTTACTCAAGAAAGAGACCGGCAAAAATACCCTAGAGCACATTCATCTATTCGTAATTGAGCGGGCAAAAGTTCTTATGGCAGAGACGGAACACAGTATTACTCAAATCGGGTATGAGCTTGGATTCGAATACCCTCAACACTTCTCCAAACTTTTCAAAGCCAAAACTGGTATCAGTCCAAGAGAGTTTCGTAATACAGGTTAG
- a CDS encoding alpha/beta hydrolase gives MKIVTSLLVISLSALALMGCSSVAEQPEPLHTSAQYYNYIQPSFDEYVETTTQWLEENRAFITDDHQKELAMNAPYSKGDPNSDKAILLAHGLGDSPFSFSDISSSLAQQGFYVQVVLLPGHGSDPQHMSQVNYQDWQTLVDHYANLLKQEHDQVWLGGFSTGGNLVSIHALDNDGIDGLMLFSPGFQTVTPFLERLTPLVAMFTDGWTAEETNFAKYSSAPINSALAYSESAKVLRDKIEDRELDIPTLLVAAEADSVIDADALQDYFENHFTHPNSQLVWYGENRQFDETSKTKVYSMHRDDLKISTASHMSPLFAPENSYYGQHGEKIICENSLRSANTEACKNGESTWFSAWGYTEKGRIHARLTWNPYYAELESTMRAVVQ, from the coding sequence ATGAAGATCGTTACGTCGTTACTTGTTATTTCTTTATCTGCACTGGCGCTGATGGGGTGCTCGAGTGTCGCGGAGCAGCCTGAGCCTCTTCATACTTCTGCCCAATACTACAATTATATCCAACCTTCGTTTGATGAGTATGTTGAGACAACAACACAATGGTTAGAAGAAAATCGTGCCTTTATCACTGACGATCATCAAAAAGAATTGGCAATGAATGCACCTTACAGCAAAGGCGATCCAAATTCCGATAAAGCTATCTTGTTGGCGCACGGGTTAGGGGACTCACCATTCAGTTTTAGCGATATTTCAAGCTCGTTAGCGCAGCAAGGCTTTTACGTGCAGGTGGTATTGTTACCCGGTCACGGAAGCGACCCGCAACACATGAGCCAAGTCAATTACCAAGACTGGCAAACACTTGTGGATCACTATGCCAACCTACTCAAGCAGGAACATGACCAAGTATGGCTGGGTGGTTTTTCAACAGGAGGAAATCTGGTGTCTATCCATGCGTTAGATAACGACGGAATCGATGGACTAATGCTGTTTTCGCCAGGGTTTCAAACCGTAACGCCATTTTTGGAGCGACTCACTCCCTTGGTCGCAATGTTCACTGATGGCTGGACAGCTGAAGAGACCAATTTCGCCAAATACAGTTCAGCGCCGATTAACAGTGCGTTGGCCTATTCAGAGAGTGCCAAGGTGTTGCGTGATAAAATTGAAGATAGAGAATTGGATATTCCAACCTTGTTAGTTGCGGCAGAGGCTGACAGTGTCATTGATGCCGATGCGCTGCAAGACTATTTTGAGAACCACTTTACCCACCCAAACAGTCAGCTAGTTTGGTATGGCGAAAATCGTCAATTTGATGAGACAAGCAAAACAAAGGTTTACTCAATGCATCGTGATGATCTCAAAATCAGTACAGCTTCGCATATGAGCCCACTCTTCGCACCAGAGAATAGCTACTATGGTCAGCACGGCGAGAAAATCATTTGCGAGAACAGCCTACGAAGTGCCAATACTGAAGCATGTAAAAACGGAGAGTCAACATGGTTCTCTGCATGGGGTTATACTGAAAAAGGACGTATCCATGCACGTTTAACATGGAATCCATATTACGCAGAGTTAGAGTCCACAATGAGAGCAGTTGTACAGTAA